One part of the Treponema sp. OMZ 787 genome encodes these proteins:
- a CDS encoding helix-turn-helix domain-containing protein, whose protein sequence is MKKTAEAIKRCETVSAIQKMLGGKWKIEILYYIGIEKINRFGQLRRKIGEINESSLTKQLRELEADGFLLRHDYKEIPPRVEYSLTEMGKSFMKVLKSMQKWGEENHERMAARCR, encoded by the coding sequence ATGAAAAAAACGGCAGAAGCTATAAAAAGATGTGAAACGGTTTCGGCAATTCAAAAAATGCTGGGCGGAAAGTGGAAGATTGAAATTCTCTACTATATCGGAATTGAAAAGATTAATCGTTTCGGACAATTACGCCGCAAGATAGGCGAAATTAACGAGTCTTCTTTGACTAAGCAATTACGCGAACTTGAAGCCGACGGTTTTCTTTTACGGCATGATTATAAAGAAATCCCTCCGCGTGTAGAATATTCTCTAACCGAGATGGGGAAAAGTTTTATGAAGGTCTTAAAGTCCATGCAAAAATGGGGGGAGGAGAATCATGAAAGGATGGCAGCAAGGTGCCGATAG
- a CDS encoding radical SAM protein, with amino-acid sequence MHFTGTIWRPPYEASSSLLQVTAGCTHHKCKFCSLYSDLPFKFRLSPDYEIEADLKELSIYYPQGKRMFLTGANPFALSTEKLKALAEKIHRYLPMIKTIGCFSRVTDIAPKSLDELRELKKLGYDEIIIGTETGDDETLLFMRKGYKAQDIVYELNKLDAAGISYHISYLNGLSGEGNGRRAALNTSAIYNQINPISISIVALTIFPESKLYDEIQKGLFIETSEIEKLKEQKILIENLNIETMIYADTVSNTAPISGKLPQDKDKMLKHLQYAIDTIDEKMLKHYRNGIVHL; translated from the coding sequence ATGCATTTTACGGGAACTATTTGGAGGCCGCCTTATGAGGCTTCATCGTCTTTATTACAGGTTACAGCCGGCTGCACACATCATAAGTGCAAGTTTTGTTCTCTTTATTCGGATCTGCCCTTTAAATTCCGCCTTTCACCCGACTATGAAATAGAAGCGGATTTAAAGGAGTTGAGTATTTACTATCCGCAAGGAAAGCGGATGTTTTTAACCGGTGCAAATCCTTTTGCCCTGTCGACGGAAAAATTAAAAGCGCTTGCAGAAAAAATTCATAGGTATCTGCCCATGATTAAAACGATAGGCTGTTTTTCGCGGGTAACGGATATAGCCCCGAAAAGTTTGGATGAGCTTAGAGAGCTTAAAAAATTAGGTTATGATGAAATTATTATCGGTACCGAAACCGGAGACGATGAAACTCTCTTATTTATGCGCAAGGGCTACAAAGCTCAAGATATAGTTTATGAATTGAACAAATTGGATGCGGCAGGAATAAGCTATCATATTTCATATTTGAACGGGCTTTCGGGCGAAGGAAACGGAAGACGGGCTGCCCTAAATACTTCTGCAATTTATAACCAAATAAATCCGATCAGTATAAGTATCGTTGCTCTTACTATATTCCCCGAATCGAAACTTTATGATGAAATACAAAAAGGTCTTTTTATCGAAACTTCTGAAATAGAAAAATTAAAAGAACAAAAAATCTTAATCGAAAATCTAAATATTGAAACTATGATTTATGCGGACACTGTTTCAAATACGGCTCCTATCTCCGGCAAACTTCCTCAAGACAAGGATAAGATGTTGAAGCACTTGCAGTATGCTATAGATACAATCGATGAGAAAATGCTGAAACATTACAGGAACGGAATAGTACATTTGTGA
- a CDS encoding ABC transporter ATP-binding protein codes for MIKRLQKLFAVTEQGARDLVTASIWSVISNIVYILPVFLTMFFLQGYFEGSLKGAWFYAGFIAAIAVVMHIFLRINYNTLYTVTFKECKELRVEIANRLRELPLAYFSKHDISDLSQTVMADVAVIEHAISHAIPQTIGLVIYLVIVGIMMIAAHPALGLCVFIPIIISFILLVLSKKIQIRETTRDFNKQRERSEFFQEAIELQQEIKSYGRTDTVAEKLNRNVDEAERLHLSVEAHQAIPLNIAMAALKFSIGVTVFFGLKMYLAGTASLLYFIGYIIAAARVVDAVAAVEANLAELMYIDSRVKRINELRETEVQEGSPANLQKYGIEFKDVEFSYNDGQKIIDGISFTAEQNQVTALVGPSGCGKTTVLRLASRLYDYNKGQILIDEKDIAEIDTDSLFEKISIVFQDVGLFNTSIMENIRVGNKNASDEEVKEAARLANCTEFIEALPESWNTFVGENGSRLSGGERQRLSIARAFLKNAPIIILDEISASLDVENEMKIQESLKKLIKDKTVIIISHRLKSVENADKIIVMNEGKIEAEGKHSELLQSSELYRNMIDKSTATEKWVY; via the coding sequence ATGATAAAAAGATTACAAAAATTATTTGCAGTTACCGAGCAAGGAGCTCGGGATTTGGTTACGGCATCGATATGGTCAGTTATTTCAAATATTGTATATATCTTGCCCGTATTTTTAACTATGTTTTTTTTACAAGGATACTTTGAAGGCTCATTAAAAGGTGCTTGGTTTTATGCAGGGTTTATAGCAGCAATTGCTGTTGTAATGCATATTTTTTTACGTATAAATTACAATACTCTTTATACCGTCACATTTAAAGAATGTAAGGAACTTAGAGTAGAAATTGCAAACCGACTTAGAGAATTACCTCTTGCATATTTTTCTAAACATGACATATCGGATTTATCTCAAACTGTTATGGCCGATGTTGCGGTAATAGAACATGCAATAAGTCATGCCATTCCTCAAACTATAGGCCTTGTTATTTACCTTGTAATTGTAGGAATAATGATGATAGCGGCTCATCCGGCATTAGGACTTTGCGTCTTTATTCCAATTATCATTAGTTTTATTTTACTTGTTTTATCAAAAAAGATTCAAATCCGAGAAACTACACGAGACTTTAACAAACAAAGAGAGCGTTCCGAATTTTTTCAAGAAGCAATTGAGCTTCAGCAAGAAATTAAAAGTTACGGCCGCACAGATACGGTCGCAGAAAAACTAAACCGCAATGTTGATGAAGCCGAAAGACTTCATCTTTCCGTCGAGGCCCATCAAGCAATTCCGCTTAATATAGCCATGGCTGCATTGAAATTCTCTATAGGCGTAACAGTCTTCTTCGGATTAAAAATGTACTTGGCCGGTACAGCATCTCTTCTTTACTTTATAGGTTATATTATTGCAGCCGCCCGTGTCGTTGATGCGGTTGCAGCTGTTGAAGCAAATCTTGCAGAACTTATGTACATTGATTCGCGAGTTAAGCGTATCAATGAACTTAGAGAAACTGAAGTTCAAGAAGGGTCTCCTGCAAACTTACAAAAATACGGTATCGAATTTAAGGATGTAGAATTTTCTTATAACGACGGACAAAAAATTATTGACGGCATTTCTTTTACAGCAGAACAAAATCAAGTTACGGCCCTTGTCGGCCCTTCAGGCTGCGGAAAAACAACAGTGCTCCGCTTAGCTTCCCGCCTCTACGATTACAACAAGGGACAAATTCTTATCGACGAAAAAGATATTGCAGAAATCGACACCGACAGTCTTTTCGAAAAAATTTCGATTGTATTCCAAGATGTCGGCTTATTTAATACATCGATTATGGAAAACATCCGCGTCGGGAATAAAAATGCAAGCGATGAAGAAGTAAAGGAAGCAGCCCGCCTTGCAAATTGTACCGAGTTTATCGAAGCCTTGCCGGAAAGCTGGAATACCTTTGTCGGAGAAAACGGCAGCCGTCTTTCAGGCGGAGAACGCCAGCGTCTTTCAATAGCCCGTGCCTTTTTAAAAAATGCCCCGATAATTATTTTGGATGAAATCAGTGCTTCGCTCGATGTCGAAAATGAGATGAAAATTCAAGAGAGTCTAAAAAAACTAATTAAAGATAAAACCGTCATAATCATTTCACATAGATTAAAATCGGTTGAAAACGCCGACAAGATTATCGTAATGAATGAAGGCAAAATCGAAGCTGAAGGCAAACACTCGGAACTTTTACAAAGCTCTGAATTATACAGAAACATGATCGATAAGTCTACCGCTACGGAAAAGTGGGTGTATTAA
- a CDS encoding ABC transporter ATP-binding protein, giving the protein METYKRLFKYTPEKMHCVYISIICSALGVACQMGAFWYLWKFLHAFLVTKSVTDGSFYATVIVALMLGYTVVYFTSLWASHVLGFRLESNLRKTAIKHLMNASFAFFDMNNSGKIRKIIDDNAQETHMIVAHLIPDNVAAFLTPILMFTIIFMVDIKLGILLLIIAVIGALQMMFMMGDKHFMQKYQAALEKMNGEAVEYVRGMQVVKIFKSTVESFKAFYTAITDYSDLAYKYTLSCRRPYVMFQVLFNLFATFTIPVAIYYMNNGADGSIIITKIIFYICFTGILFSSFMRVMYVGMYNFQAKSVVDKLENLFTEMSKDNIEHGTEEKFDNFGIEFKNVSFGYNKENILNNVSFKLEPNKTYALVGSSGGGKSTIAKLISGFYKINEGEILIGGKNLASYSKNALMKNIAFVFQTSKLFKTSIFENVKMGNKNASDEEVMKALSLARCDDILDKFKDREHTLIGSKGVHLSGGEIQRVAIARAILKNADIIILDEASAAADPENEYEIQQAFSNLMKNKTVIMIAHRLSSIKNVDEVLVVEDGNIIERGSDKELMAKDGKYCQLQKLYSKANEWRF; this is encoded by the coding sequence ATGGAAACATACAAAAGATTGTTTAAATACACGCCTGAAAAAATGCACTGCGTGTATATTTCCATTATTTGCTCCGCTTTGGGCGTAGCTTGCCAAATGGGAGCATTTTGGTATTTATGGAAGTTTTTGCACGCTTTTTTGGTAACAAAAAGCGTTACGGACGGTTCGTTTTATGCAACTGTCATTGTCGCACTTATGCTCGGATACACCGTTGTGTATTTTACTTCCTTGTGGGCTTCTCACGTGCTGGGCTTTCGCCTCGAATCAAACTTGCGTAAAACGGCAATCAAACACTTGATGAATGCATCCTTCGCTTTTTTTGATATGAACAATTCAGGAAAAATCAGAAAAATCATTGACGACAATGCACAAGAAACTCACATGATTGTCGCTCACCTTATTCCCGACAATGTCGCTGCCTTTCTTACTCCGATTTTGATGTTCACCATCATTTTTATGGTGGACATAAAACTCGGCATCTTGCTATTGATTATTGCTGTTATCGGAGCTTTGCAGATGATGTTTATGATGGGAGATAAACATTTTATGCAAAAATATCAGGCTGCTTTGGAAAAGATGAACGGTGAAGCTGTTGAGTATGTGCGCGGTATGCAGGTAGTAAAAATTTTTAAAAGCACGGTAGAATCTTTTAAAGCTTTTTACACTGCAATCACCGACTATTCCGATCTGGCGTATAAGTACACGCTCAGCTGTAGAAGACCCTATGTAATGTTTCAAGTACTGTTCAATTTATTTGCAACTTTTACAATACCGGTTGCAATTTATTATATGAATAATGGTGCCGACGGAAGTATAATTATTACAAAAATCATATTTTATATTTGCTTTACAGGAATTTTATTTAGTTCATTTATGCGTGTTATGTATGTCGGTATGTATAATTTTCAAGCTAAAAGCGTCGTAGATAAATTGGAAAATCTTTTTACAGAAATGAGTAAAGATAACATTGAGCACGGAACCGAAGAAAAATTCGATAACTTCGGAATCGAATTTAAAAATGTTTCATTCGGTTACAATAAAGAAAATATTTTGAACAATGTCAGCTTTAAACTTGAACCGAATAAAACTTATGCATTGGTAGGTTCTTCGGGAGGCGGAAAGTCTACAATCGCAAAACTTATTTCCGGTTTTTATAAAATCAATGAAGGAGAAATTTTAATCGGCGGAAAAAATCTCGCTTCGTATTCCAAAAACGCCCTGATGAAAAATATTGCCTTCGTATTCCAAACCTCTAAACTTTTTAAGACAAGCATTTTTGAAAATGTTAAAATGGGAAACAAAAACGCAAGCGATGAAGAAGTAATGAAGGCTTTGAGCCTTGCCCGATGTGATGACATATTGGATAAGTTTAAAGATAGAGAACATACTCTAATCGGCTCAAAAGGAGTTCATTTATCGGGAGGAGAGATTCAGCGTGTTGCAATCGCCCGCGCAATTTTGAAAAATGCCGACATTATTATTTTGGACGAAGCCTCCGCCGCCGCCGACCCGGAAAACGAATACGAAATTCAGCAAGCCTTTTCCAATCTGATGAAAAACAAAACCGTTATCATGATTGCTCACCGTTTAAGTTCAATTAAAAACGTAGATGAGGTTTTGGTTGTTGAAGACGGAAACATAATAGAACGCGGCAGCGACAAAGAACTCATGGCAAAGGACGGAAAATATTGTCAGCTTCAGAAGTTGTATTCTAAGGCAAACGAATGGCGCTTTTGA
- a CDS encoding ABC transporter ATP-binding protein, with protein MNKNEKKKAKKEKQAGVVSRILAYAGKHKPFIYLSLFLSALSTLAMLVPYAVVFYVMRDIISTYTVGTTVNVGQMLIYGLTALIAAAAGFLLYFGALMCSHLTAFNLMGNLNMRLTDTFARLPVGWHTTHASGSVRKVFEKNVYSLEGLIAHMLPDVVQNAVTPIAVLFLMFFFDWRFGLISFLPLVIAFILQGVMMAKGQKMGFMENYENALEKMNSAGTEYIRGISVVKTFNQSVHRFKDFYTSIINYRDYVLKYSMSWENGYSIFLSLLKAGFVFLVPAAVIFAGTLIQGEGYAKFLYGFIFYLSLSPVMLNMMIKIMYGSSLNMQGGDALNRIEAILNEPSAPEPEKSVMPQRFDITFKDVVFSYKESAESTAQSTNGENTEEKAARSFKKAIDGVSLNLSEHTLTALVGPSGGGKTTLVNLLGRFWELDSGEISIGGVNIKDIKTDDLMHLISFVFQENKLFNESIFENIRYGKKDATREEVLAVLEKAECMDIIKKLPNGIDTVYGTKGTYLSGGEAQRLAVARAILQDAPIVVLDEATSFADAENEHKIKKTFSQLLKNKTVIMIAHRLSSIVNADKICVINNGKVEETGTHAELSAKGGTYTKMWNNFQSGITWKLAANA; from the coding sequence ATGAATAAAAATGAAAAAAAGAAAGCTAAAAAGGAAAAACAGGCAGGGGTTGTAAGCCGCATTTTAGCCTATGCGGGAAAACACAAGCCCTTTATCTATTTGTCGCTTTTTTTGTCGGCTTTAAGCACGCTTGCAATGCTGGTTCCGTATGCGGTTGTGTTTTATGTTATGCGAGACATTATTTCGACATATACGGTGGGAACTACTGTTAATGTGGGGCAAATGCTTATCTACGGGCTTACCGCTCTTATTGCGGCAGCAGCGGGATTCCTTTTGTATTTTGGTGCACTCATGTGTTCGCATCTTACCGCCTTTAACCTAATGGGGAATTTAAATATGCGCTTGACGGATACCTTTGCACGCCTTCCGGTCGGCTGGCACACAACACATGCAAGCGGTTCGGTACGCAAGGTTTTTGAAAAAAACGTTTATTCGCTTGAAGGACTTATCGCGCATATGCTTCCCGATGTCGTACAAAATGCGGTAACGCCCATTGCCGTTTTGTTTTTGATGTTCTTTTTCGATTGGCGCTTCGGGCTCATTTCGTTTTTACCGCTCGTTATTGCCTTCATATTGCAAGGGGTAATGATGGCAAAGGGGCAAAAAATGGGCTTTATGGAAAATTACGAAAATGCCTTAGAAAAAATGAACAGTGCGGGAACCGAATATATCCGCGGCATTTCGGTAGTAAAAACCTTTAATCAATCGGTACACCGTTTTAAAGATTTTTATACCTCAATTATAAACTACCGCGATTATGTTTTAAAATATTCGATGAGCTGGGAAAACGGTTATTCTATTTTTCTTTCCCTTTTAAAAGCAGGCTTTGTCTTTTTGGTACCGGCTGCCGTTATTTTTGCAGGTACCTTAATCCAAGGTGAAGGCTATGCAAAGTTTTTATACGGCTTTATTTTCTATCTTTCCCTCTCGCCGGTTATGCTCAATATGATGATAAAAATCATGTACGGATCCAGTTTGAATATGCAAGGCGGCGATGCCTTAAACCGTATTGAAGCTATTTTAAATGAGCCGTCTGCTCCGGAGCCTGAAAAGTCCGTTATGCCGCAAAGGTTCGATATTACTTTTAAAGATGTTGTGTTCTCTTATAAAGAAAGTGCCGAAAGCACGGCGCAAAGCACAAATGGTGAGAATACGGAAGAAAAAGCTGCCCGGTCTTTTAAAAAAGCTATCGACGGTGTATCGCTTAATCTTTCGGAACATACGCTTACCGCCCTTGTAGGGCCTTCGGGCGGAGGAAAGACAACCCTCGTCAATTTGCTCGGACGCTTTTGGGAGCTCGATTCGGGGGAAATTAGCATCGGCGGCGTGAACATTAAGGATATCAAAACGGATGACCTTATGCACCTTATCAGCTTTGTGTTTCAAGAAAATAAACTTTTTAACGAAAGTATTTTTGAAAATATCCGCTACGGCAAAAAAGACGCAACGCGCGAAGAAGTGCTTGCTGTGCTCGAAAAAGCCGAGTGCATGGACATTATCAAAAAACTTCCGAACGGCATAGACACCGTGTACGGCACCAAAGGAACTTACCTGTCAGGCGGAGAAGCTCAGCGGCTTGCCGTTGCCCGCGCCATTTTACAGGATGCTCCAATTGTTGTGCTTGATGAAGCTACCAGTTTTGCCGATGCGGAAAACGAGCATAAAATCAAAAAGACCTTCAGTCAGCTGCTTAAAAACAAAACCGTCATTATGATTGCCCATCGGCTTTCTTCTATCGTGAATGCGGACAAAATCTGCGTTATCAACAACGGTAAAGTCGAAGAAACCGGCACCCACGCTGAGCTTTCGGCAAAGGGCGGCACATACACCAAGATGTGGAACAACTTTCAATCGGGTATTACTTGGAAACTTGCAGCGAATGCTTAA
- a CDS encoding MptD family putative ECF transporter S component — MNNKLVLKDLINIAIFSVIYFVGLTVIGTPLGFLVLTFLAVPFAVSVMLGISVLFLLAKVQKPFALFIFVAIPGCLMTLMGHTPVVAIHSLIVAALAEIVRKVLGYNTAKGSILSYAVMSLALCGGFWQIFILKEQYFALTEKMMGTAYAAELTGLPIWIMPILYATSFAGGLLGGLLGKKFLKKHFEKTGLV; from the coding sequence ATGAACAACAAATTGGTTTTAAAGGATTTGATAAATATCGCCATTTTTTCCGTTATTTATTTTGTTGGGTTGACTGTAATTGGAACTCCCCTTGGTTTTTTGGTGCTGACTTTTTTAGCGGTTCCTTTTGCCGTCAGTGTAATGTTGGGAATCTCAGTACTGTTTTTACTTGCCAAGGTGCAAAAGCCTTTTGCACTTTTTATTTTCGTCGCTATTCCTGGCTGTTTGATGACGCTGATGGGACACACTCCGGTCGTTGCAATCCATTCGCTTATAGTTGCCGCCCTTGCAGAAATTGTACGTAAGGTGCTCGGTTATAACACGGCAAAGGGAAGCATACTAAGCTATGCTGTTATGTCGCTAGCATTGTGCGGAGGCTTTTGGCAAATTTTTATTTTAAAAGAGCAATATTTTGCTCTCACCGAAAAAATGATGGGAACCGCCTATGCCGCTGAATTAACGGGATTGCCTATCTGGATTATGCCGATTCTCTACGCGACCTCTTTTGCAGGCGGATTACTCGGCGGGCTTTTGGGTAAAAAGTTCTTAAAGAAACACTTTGAAAAAACAGGGTTGGTTTAA
- a CDS encoding ABC transporter ATP-binding protein, which translates to MLKKYFALSDKGARDLNKAVVIATLGNLFLIVPMGLSFYALQELLKPLEGGTFSALNPWAITGLCVLIVFVLFLIEKLKYRKTFNTCYEEAANVRISLAEHIRKLPLSYFGKKDLSDLTATLLNDVTTIEHALGHTGAELFGAIASIIISAAMLAFFDWRMTLALFTCAAFGFLFVYLSRKKARRYAVHVNGILFGIYNSIQQMLDNIKVLKSSDKKENYVKKVKDDITYSTKEAVKAELFVGSIMIGSIIVIRFGFPLVIAVGAVLFAQGTLPLFTYLVFLLIAGRIFEPLTAVFMLLGEFFHARTAVERQLEIVNYPKQTGSETFNPNGYDIQYDNVSFSYNDDANRDTVSNISFTAKQGEITALVGHSGCGKSTIARLAARFWDTASGTVRVGGVDVSTVEPETLLTAFSIVFQDVVLFNDTVYNNILVGNKDATKEQVLAAAKAARCHDFIEKLPEGYDTVIGENGYTLSGGERQRLSIARALLKDAPIILLDEATAALDPENETLIQEALTKLVKNKTVIVIAHRLRTIEHADKIVVLKEGKIEEIGTHAELMKGSSSYPVMYRLQKESESWSV; encoded by the coding sequence ATGTTAAAAAAATATTTTGCACTGTCTGACAAGGGCGCGCGAGACTTAAATAAGGCAGTCGTAATTGCAACCTTGGGGAATTTGTTTTTGATTGTGCCTATGGGACTTTCATTTTATGCCTTGCAGGAGCTTTTAAAGCCTTTGGAGGGCGGTACGTTTTCGGCACTCAATCCGTGGGCGATTACCGGTTTGTGTGTCTTAATCGTTTTTGTTCTTTTTTTGATTGAAAAACTGAAATACCGCAAAACGTTCAATACCTGCTATGAAGAAGCGGCGAACGTGCGTATTTCTCTTGCCGAACATATCCGAAAACTGCCCCTTTCGTATTTTGGAAAAAAAGATTTGTCCGATTTGACGGCAACGCTTTTAAACGATGTTACTACAATAGAACATGCACTTGGACACACAGGGGCAGAATTATTCGGGGCGATAGCTTCAATCATCATATCGGCGGCAATGCTCGCCTTTTTTGACTGGCGTATGACACTTGCCCTTTTTACCTGTGCAGCTTTCGGTTTTTTATTCGTGTACTTGTCGCGTAAAAAGGCACGCCGCTATGCAGTTCATGTGAACGGAATCCTTTTTGGTATTTATAATTCAATCCAGCAGATGCTTGATAACATAAAGGTGCTTAAATCCTCCGACAAAAAAGAGAACTATGTTAAAAAGGTAAAAGATGATATTACATACAGCACAAAGGAAGCCGTAAAAGCTGAATTATTTGTCGGCTCTATTATGATAGGTTCTATTATTGTTATCCGCTTCGGCTTTCCGTTGGTTATTGCCGTCGGTGCGGTTTTGTTTGCACAAGGGACATTGCCGCTTTTTACCTATCTTGTTTTTTTGCTGATTGCAGGAAGAATTTTTGAGCCCCTTACCGCCGTCTTTATGCTGCTCGGCGAATTTTTTCATGCACGTACGGCGGTAGAGCGTCAGCTGGAAATCGTCAATTATCCCAAGCAGACAGGAAGCGAAACGTTTAATCCCAACGGCTACGACATTCAATACGACAATGTTTCTTTTTCATACAATGATGATGCAAACCGCGACACGGTAAGTAACATCAGCTTTACCGCCAAGCAGGGAGAAATAACCGCCCTTGTCGGACATTCAGGCTGCGGAAAATCTACGATTGCCCGTCTTGCAGCACGCTTTTGGGATACCGCTTCAGGTACAGTACGTGTTGGCGGGGTTGACGTTTCTACAGTAGAGCCTGAAACGCTTTTAACGGCTTTTTCAATTGTGTTCCAAGATGTCGTACTTTTTAACGACACAGTTTATAACAATATCCTCGTCGGCAATAAGGACGCAACCAAAGAACAAGTGCTTGCAGCCGCAAAAGCTGCACGCTGCCATGATTTTATCGAAAAACTGCCCGAAGGCTACGATACGGTTATCGGCGAAAACGGCTATACCCTTTCAGGCGGCGAGAGGCAGCGGCTTTCCATTGCCCGCGCACTTTTAAAAGATGCGCCTATTATTTTGCTAGATGAAGCCACGGCAGCCCTCGACCCCGAAAACGAAACGCTTATTCAAGAAGCCTTAACAAAGCTTGTCAAAAATAAAACCGTCATTGTTATTGCTCACCGTTTAAGAACAATAGAACACGCAGATAAAATCGTTGTCCTCAAAGAAGGCAAAATAGAAGAAATCGGCACACACGCTGAATTGATGAAAGGAAGCTCCTCGTACCCTGTGATGTATAGGCTGCAAAAGGAGAGTGAAAGCTGGAGTGTTTAA
- a CDS encoding ABC transporter ATP-binding protein, which yields METAVNIQNLSFNYQSLENRDQAKIKNLSTLNDISFSVKKGECILLTGISGCGKTSVLRTINGLIPNYYEGKLLGSIELLGELVQGKPIYEISKKVSTVFQNPKSQFFNLDTTSEILFFLENTGTPFEKMHERLTFISEFLNIKHLLDRNIFNLSGGEKQMIAIASALASDTDIIVLDEPTSNLDLCYIEKIAQALHLLKKSGKTLIISEHRLHFLKDLIDRAFLIKEGKIEKEFSQKEFILLSEQNRKELLLRPITMDKSVFNRPENSHYTQVPSSNFMTVENLRYRFKKEKDDFLHVQNLKMEFGKVISLTGKNGQGKSTFAKCLTGLLKAKKDSVLLNGKKINAKQRLNLSYMVLQDVGYQLFTESVEDEIALGKNKKIKREHISETESTGTLAPSIETILKAMNLTELKDKHPLSLSGGQKQRVSIGAAVSSDARIIIMDEPTSGMDYFHMKETARLINLIRSPETLILIISHDFEFLSLVADEIILMEKGTVISHSAFTKERAEEVFNYLKNGVVH from the coding sequence ATGGAAACAGCAGTTAATATTCAAAACCTTTCTTTTAATTATCAATCTTTGGAAAATAGGGATCAAGCAAAAATAAAAAATTTGTCTACCCTAAATGATATTTCATTTTCCGTCAAAAAGGGAGAATGTATTCTGCTTACAGGAATTTCAGGCTGCGGAAAAACAAGTGTACTGCGTACAATAAACGGTTTAATTCCAAACTATTATGAAGGAAAACTTTTAGGTTCGATAGAACTTTTAGGAGAACTGGTACAGGGAAAACCCATTTACGAGATTTCAAAAAAAGTTTCTACCGTTTTTCAAAATCCGAAATCTCAGTTTTTTAATTTGGATACTACTTCCGAAATTCTTTTCTTCCTTGAAAACACAGGAACACCTTTTGAAAAAATGCATGAAAGGCTTACATTTATTTCGGAATTTTTAAATATCAAGCATCTTCTTGACCGGAATATTTTTAACCTTTCGGGCGGAGAAAAACAGATGATTGCTATAGCCTCTGCCCTTGCTTCCGATACGGATATTATTGTTCTTGATGAGCCTACTTCAAATTTGGATTTATGCTATATTGAAAAAATTGCTCAAGCCTTGCATCTTTTAAAAAAATCGGGAAAAACTTTAATCATAAGTGAACACCGCCTTCATTTTTTAAAAGACCTTATAGATAGGGCTTTTTTAATAAAAGAAGGTAAAATTGAAAAAGAATTTTCGCAAAAAGAATTTATTTTGCTTTCGGAACAAAATAGAAAAGAACTATTACTTCGCCCCATAACGATGGATAAAAGTGTTTTTAACCGTCCGGAAAATTCGCATTATACTCAAGTGCCATCTTCAAATTTTATGACTGTAGAAAATTTACGCTACCGTTTTAAAAAAGAAAAAGATGATTTTCTCCATGTGCAAAATTTAAAAATGGAGTTCGGCAAGGTAATATCTCTTACCGGAAAAAACGGGCAAGGCAAAAGTACATTTGCTAAGTGTCTTACAGGTTTACTAAAGGCAAAAAAAGATTCTGTTTTGCTAAATGGAAAAAAGATTAATGCAAAACAAAGGCTCAACCTTTCGTACATGGTATTGCAAGATGTAGGCTATCAGCTTTTTACCGAAAGCGTTGAAGATGAAATAGCTTTAGGAAAAAATAAAAAGATTAAACGGGAACACATCAGCGAAACCGAAAGTACGGGAACCCTAGCTCCAAGTATTGAAACAATTTTAAAAGCAATGAATTTAACCGAACTAAAAGATAAGCACCCTTTAAGTTTATCCGGCGGACAAAAACAAAGGGTTTCAATTGGAGCTGCCGTAAGTTCAGATGCACGCATTATCATAATGGATGAGCCGACTTCGGGTATGGATTACTTTCACATGAAAGAAACTGCTCGCCTTATTAACTTGATACGCTCACCGGAAACACTCATTTTAATTATCAGCCACGACTTTGAATTTTTAAGCCTTGTTGCAGATGAAATAATCTTGATGGAAAAGGGAACGGTAATTTCGCACTCTGCATTTACAAAAGAAAGGGCTGAAGAAGTTTTTAATTATTTGAAAAATGGGGTAGTTCATTAA